The Desulfovibrio sp. JC010 sequence TACCTGATTGATCAGCCCCCGCCACTTTAGTTCGTCATAAATGTTCATCGGTTTTCCTCTTTAATTATTATTTTGCCTTCGGCGACCCTGCCGGGGGCCTTAAACCCTTTTTGTAAAAAGGGTTTAAGAATCCCAAAAACTTTTACTAAGCTTCGCTGGGTGGGATCAACTCTAGGCAGTATTTTTACAGAAATTTTATACAGTCATGCGGCCTGAATTATATGTCTCAATGGAGACTGTCCGGCCTGTTTCTTCGTCTATTTCAAGCAGTACCCCCTGTAGCTCTACGGGGCCTCCTGCGACTTTCCATTTCTGGGGCAATCCGGTCACGAATCTTTTGATTACCGGATTGGGACTGAGGCCCAGACAGGATTCAATAGGACCGCACATACCGAGATCGGTGATGTAGCCTGTGCCGCCCTGAAAAATTCTTGCATCGTTAGTCTGCACGTGGGTATGGGTTCCCACCATGGCACTGATCCGTCCGTCCAGATAACGCCCGAGACTCTGCTTCTCCGAAGTGGCCTCGGCATGAAAATCAACAAGAATGATTTTGATCTCCGGGTCGATCTCGTTCAGAATTTTATCCGCTGTATGAAACGGACATTCTGCCGGATCCATGAAAACACGACCCTGCAGGTTGATGACCGCAACGTGCACTTCATCACGGACTTTAAAAGATGTCCAGCCCTTACCCCGCGTTCCTTCCGGCAGATTGGCCGGGCGGATAAGTTTATCACTGGTCTTCAAAAACGCATAAATATTGCTGTACTTCCAGATATGGTTCCCGGAGGTCAGCAGATCAATCCCGTATTCCAGAAGCTGCTGCGCATTCTTTATGGAAAGCCCGATCCCCTGTGACGCATTCTCCCCATTGGCAACAATCAGGTCAAGAGCAAGCTCCTCACGAAGATGCCTGACCTTAGCGGCAATGGCTTTGCGTCCGGGCCTGCCGAATATGTCACCAAGAAATAAAATACGCATGGGGTCAATAGATAAATTAAGACACGTCTATTCAAACAAGAGCTGAAACAACTAATCGGGATTCCAAAGGGACTTGTTCCTTTGGTCCCGCTGAAAGCGCCCGCCGGGAGGCTCCCCGAAGGGCCGCCGGAGGCTCCCCGAAGGGCCGCCGGAGGCGAAATCAAATCATCAAAAGCGCAAGCGCATCATATCAATTCTTACAAAAAAGGCCCGGTGAACCGGGCCTTTTCAGAAGTTATTTACTTTGCATAGCCCACCGAGCGTCGTTCGCGGATAACGGTCACGCGAATCTGCCCGGGATAGGTCATGTTGTTTTCAATCTTGGTGGCGATGTCCTTACAGAGCATATGGGTATTATCGTCAGAGACTCTTTCAGAATCGACCATAACCCTGATCTCGCGGCCTGCCTGAATGGCGTAGGCTTTGGAGACACCGTCAAATCCGGTTGCCACATTCTCAAGCTCTTCAAGACGCTTGACGTAGTTTTCCAGAAGTTCCTTACGCGCACCGGGACGGGCACCGGACAGGGAGTCGGCAGCCTGCACGAGGGTAGCGAGTACGGATTTGGGAGGCACATCTTCGTGGTGGGCCTGAATAGCGTGGATGATCTCTTTGGATTCACCATGCTTCTTGGCGAGATCAGCACCGATAACAGCGTGCGGACCTTCGATTTCGTGGTCCACGGCTTTACCGATATCGTGCAGCAGACCTGCGCGCTTGGCCATCTTCTCGTCGATACCCAGTTCAGCAGCCATAATTCCACAGAGGAAAGCCACTTCAAGAGAGTGCTGAAGCACGTTCTGGGAGAAACTGGTGCGGTACTGCAGCTGACCGATGAGCTTGACGATTTCAGGATGGATACCGTGTACGCCCACGTCAAAGGTTGCCTGCTCACCGATTTCACGCAGCTTAACGTCCATTTCCTGCTCGACCTTGTTGACGATGTCTTCAATGCGTGCGGGATGGATACGTCCGTCGTGGATCAGACGCTCAAGAGCCTGCTTGGCCACTTCGCGGCGCAGCGGGCTGTAAGCGGAAAGAACAACTGTTTCCGGGGTATCGTCGATGATCAGGTCAACACCGGTGGCAGCTTCAAGGGCGCGGATGTTGCGACCTTCACGGCCGATGATGCGGCCTTTCATGTCTTCGGAAGGCAGGGTCACAGCGGTAACGGTCTGTTCATTGACGTAGTCACCGGAGTAACGCTGGATGGCAAGGGCCAGAATCTTACGGGCCTTGCGGGTTCCTTCTTCCTTGGCTTCCATTTCAATGGCCCGAACCATTTTACCGGCTTCGTGGCGGGTGCGGCTCTCGATTTCAGTCATGAGCTTTTCGCGTGCTTCCTCAACAGTGAGGCCGGAAACTTCCTGCAGCTTGCGTTCGTGCTCATCTTTACGTTTTTCAAGATCTTCCTTCAGACCTTCGAGCTTCTTTTCTTTCTTGATCATACGCTTTTCAAGAGCCACAACTTCAGACTCTTTGCTGGCGACTTTCTCAAGCTTGTTTTCAAGACGCTCTTCTTTTTCCTGGAGGCGTTCTTCCTGGCGTTTCAGACCGCGCTCAACTTCTTTATACTCATTTTCCTGCTCTTTTTTCAGAGCGTATACTTCATCCTGCCCCTGAAGCTTGATCTCTTTTTTCATAGCTTCAGCTTCTTTACGGGCTTCCTGTACAATCCTGTCTGCCAATCCCTGTGAATCGGCCAGACGCTTGGAATTCACGTACCTGTGCAAGGCGTATCCGCCTGCGGCACCTAGGACTATTCCAATTATTATTAGAAAAATATCCCCAAACATGCCTTTCTCCTTGTGTATGTTGACAGGTCGTAGCGGACCTGATTCGTCATTACCGATCTGTTAAATCGGAAAAGATTATAACAATCTGCAATGGAAGGTAAGGCAGAGAATAAAAGCAGGCTGGGTGAGATAAGTTTTTAAGCGGTCTGGCAGAAATTAAATACAATTATCCTGTAAATTCGTACCAATTCTTAGAATCCCTGACGGGACCCCGGAGATGCCGTGTTGCCGTATACGTTAGAACCTAGTCTAACAGGTGGGCGCCGCCCCCGAAGTTTCAGGCTTCCCGGTCGAACCGGGCCTGCACACCACTCCGGCGATGCATGGCTCCCTTACTTTTTATATTGGTTCAAAAGCCATAGGGCAATCACGCACTCCCCAGGGAAATTTCTTATATCTTAAAAAGCAGTGCAATGCACAGCTTATCACTTCTCTAACAGCGCGTTAATCTTCTCTTCCATTGTTTCGAGCTTGCGGCTGTGTTCAAGGTAGTCATCGGCCAGACTGAGTGCCAGACAGGTAAGCAATTTTTCCCTGCTGACATCGGTCCCGCCCCGTGAAAGTGCACCGAATCTTTCTTCCAGTACATCTTTTGCGGCGTCTATTCTCTCTTTATCCGCATCGGTCTTGAATGAAATCTCAAGACCGAGAACGGGCATAGTGTAACGGGGCATATTATTCCGGTGACCGTAATCCTCTAGAATTTATATAAAACCAACCCACTGTTTTCAGATGGCCGGAGCTAAAATAATTTATTCGAGGGTACCTTCAACTTTATTCAGGAGAACCTCAATACGACTGCGGACATCGTCCTTGCGCTTTTTCTCCTGTTCAAGCTCCTCAAGAAGAAATGCATTCTCTTCTTCGAGTTGCTTAATTTTTTGCAGCATTTTATCGAAACGTTCTTCCAAATGAGCGATTATTTCCATAGTCCTAACCTAATACCTTATCTTTACAAAATCAAGACTTCTTAGAAGTCCGGGAAATGTTGACCTGCTTGCCTCTTGCGACGCCCAGATCTCCATCCTTAACATTCTTGGTGATTGTGGATCCGGCTCCGACCAGGGCACCTTTACCGATGGTCACCGGGGCCACCAGCGCAGTGTTGCTGCCGATGAAAGCACCTTCGCCGATAACGGTCTTGTGCTTGTTCACCCCATCATAGTTGCAGGTGATGGTACCCGCACCGATGTTTGCTCCGGCACCGATTTCACTGTCACCCAGATAAGTCAGGTGACTGGCTTTGGCACCTTTGCCGAGCACGGCCTTCTTCATTTCAACGAAGTTGCCGACCTTGGCCCCCTCTTCGAGAACTGCCCCGGGACGAAGTCGCCCGTAAGGTCCGACCATGCAGTCAGGGCCGACCTGTGCTTCTTCGAGATGGCTGTAAGCCTTGATCAAAGCACCGCCGGCAACAACGCTGTCCACAATGCGTACTTGTGACTGAATCACAGCACCGCGCGAAATTTTGGAGTGTCCGTATATTTCACAGGGCCCGAAAATTTCAGCACCCGGCTCAACGACCACACCGGGACCGACCACGACGGACTCCCAGTTATGCAGGGTAACCCCGCTCTTAAGCAGTCTTTCAGCGGTGCGCAGACGAAGCGCGGACTCGGCCTGAGCAAGTTCGAACGGACTGTTGATGCCCATAAGATCAATGGAGTTTCCAGCATTTACTGCGGTGACGTTCATGCCACATTCCACAGCAAGGTCAACAAGATCAGTAATATAATACTCGCCGCTCTTATTATTG is a genomic window containing:
- a CDS encoding TIGR00282 family metallophosphoesterase, giving the protein MRILFLGDIFGRPGRKAIAAKVRHLREELALDLIVANGENASQGIGLSIKNAQQLLEYGIDLLTSGNHIWKYSNIYAFLKTSDKLIRPANLPEGTRGKGWTSFKVRDEVHVAVINLQGRVFMDPAECPFHTADKILNEIDPEIKIILVDFHAEATSEKQSLGRYLDGRISAMVGTHTHVQTNDARIFQGGTGYITDLGMCGPIESCLGLSPNPVIKRFVTGLPQKWKVAGGPVELQGVLLEIDEETGRTVSIETYNSGRMTV
- the rny gene encoding ribonuclease Y, encoding MFGDIFLIIIGIVLGAAGGYALHRYVNSKRLADSQGLADRIVQEARKEAEAMKKEIKLQGQDEVYALKKEQENEYKEVERGLKRQEERLQEKEERLENKLEKVASKESEVVALEKRMIKKEKKLEGLKEDLEKRKDEHERKLQEVSGLTVEEAREKLMTEIESRTRHEAGKMVRAIEMEAKEEGTRKARKILALAIQRYSGDYVNEQTVTAVTLPSEDMKGRIIGREGRNIRALEAATGVDLIIDDTPETVVLSAYSPLRREVAKQALERLIHDGRIHPARIEDIVNKVEQEMDVKLREIGEQATFDVGVHGIHPEIVKLIGQLQYRTSFSQNVLQHSLEVAFLCGIMAAELGIDEKMAKRAGLLHDIGKAVDHEIEGPHAVIGADLAKKHGESKEIIHAIQAHHEDVPPKSVLATLVQAADSLSGARPGARKELLENYVKRLEELENVATGFDGVSKAYAIQAGREIRVMVDSERVSDDNTHMLCKDIATKIENNMTYPGQIRVTVIRERRSVGYAK
- a CDS encoding cell division protein ZapA gives rise to the protein MPRYTMPVLGLEISFKTDADKERIDAAKDVLEERFGALSRGGTDVSREKLLTCLALSLADDYLEHSRKLETMEEKINALLEK
- the glmU gene encoding bifunctional UDP-N-acetylglucosamine diphosphorylase/glucosamine-1-phosphate N-acetyltransferase GlmU; the protein is MNNSFACALVLAGGKGTRMHSDSPKVLKTLLGESMLYYVYKALKPSLGESVFTIVGFEAGQVEEAFPDMKDRFVLQAEQLGTGHALQMGWERIKAAGAEYCLVINGDTPLIQEQVVTDFLEAVKQDGADLSFMSITPDVPAAFGRVIRDDSGQVTAIVEAKDYDEAVYGPASGEVNAGIYCLKITAVDTLLSKLTNNNKSGEYYITDLVDLAVECGMNVTAVNAGNSIDLMGINSPFELAQAESALRLRTAERLLKSGVTLHNWESVVVGPGVVVEPGAEIFGPCEIYGHSKISRGAVIQSQVRIVDSVVAGGALIKAYSHLEEAQVGPDCMVGPYGRLRPGAVLEEGAKVGNFVEMKKAVLGKGAKASHLTYLGDSEIGAGANIGAGTITCNYDGVNKHKTVIGEGAFIGSNTALVAPVTIGKGALVGAGSTITKNVKDGDLGVARGKQVNISRTSKKS